In one Cercospora beticola chromosome 1, complete sequence genomic region, the following are encoded:
- a CDS encoding uncharacterized protein (MEROPS:MER0031566), which produces MQLFQLLTTATLALSALAQQRVTFPSANTQIVGYHYKPSRQNNNARPAPAVIIAHGLGGLQSSRLQPYAERFSQAGYHALTFDYRYWGESSGQPRNLIDVPSQQSDYEAAIAYLQTLPGVDGKRIVLWGTSLSGGHVLQLGARRPDLAAVIVQAPHVNGFATTSALPPADLPSKIVAGLDDAGRATLGQEPLYIPLANRTGQLGALTQAGALEGYAFIQPNPPAPGNVFPARFVLALPFFSPDATAANSQLPTFFAVGLVDNVTPAPAAIALAKRMNATLVEFPSAGHFDVYPGLPAYEENIRRQSEFLKTNVPV; this is translated from the coding sequence ATGCAACTCTTCCAACTCCTCACAACAGCCACCCTAGCGCTCAGCGCTCTGGCACAACAACGCGTAACCTTCCCCTCCGCCAACACCCAAATCGTAGGCTACCACTACAAACCCTCTCGCCAAAACAACAACGCCCGTCCAGCACCCGCCGTTATAATCGCCCACGGCCTCGGAGGCCTCCAATCCTCCCGCCTCCAACCCTACGCCGAACGCTTCTCCCAAGCAGGCTACCATGCTCTAACCTTCGACTACCGCTACTGGGGCGAATCATCCGGCCAACCACGTAATCTCATCGATGTCCCGAGTCAACAATCCGACTATGAAGCTGCCATAGCTTACCTCCAGACTCTTCCAGGTGTCGATGGGAAGCGGATTGTTCTCTGGGGAACTTCGTTATCAGGCGGACATGTACTGCAACTCGGCGCTCGGAGACCAGATTTGGCGGCCGTAATCGTTCAAGCTCCACATGTGAACGGTTTTGCGACGACTTCTGCTCTCCCTCCCGCGGACCTTCCTAGCAAAATTGTCGCAGGCCTCGACGACGCCGGCCGAGCAACTCTTGGTCAGGAACCCCTCTATATCCCCCTCGCGAACCGTACAGGCCAACTCGGTGCTCTCACACAAGCAGGCGCATTAGAAGGCTATGCTTTCATTCAACCTAATCCTCCTGCTCCAGGAAACGTCTTCCCAGCAAGATTCGTATTGGCATTGCCGTTCTTCAGCCCAGATGCGACGGCTGCGAACAGTCAGCTGCCAACGTTCTTTGCCGTGGGATTGGTAGATAATGTCACCCCGGCACCAGCTGCGATTGCATTGGCGAAAAGGATGAACGCGACATTGGTCGAATTCCCATCTGCAGGACATTTCGATGTTTATCCTGGACTACCGGCTTATGAGGAGAATATCCGACGACAGTCGGAATTCCTGAAAACGAATGTGCCCGTTTAA
- a CDS encoding uncharacterized protein (BUSCO:EOG09264F1U): MAKSNGSVRQRKANGKVSDIPGATIAGKNDVAIQRQHTESSPSMLQLLVCVGGIYASFLTWGVLQERITTTNYGTDSKREVFKYPVVMNTVQSTFAAIFGYLFVLATRKSPTDLPIIPNTRILWPLTLVAFTSALASPFGYASLQYVDYITFLLAKSCKLLPVMFLHVTLYRKKYPFQKYAVVALITAGVAIFTLQQPAGKKHKGAESSSVYGLVLLGINLLFDGLTNSTQDDIYASFRPYTGQQMMCALNVMSTILTSVYLLLLPYLAQSGIGAVVGLDLGKGAGELHAALAFIQRHPAVGWDILGFAASGALGQVFIFMTLSLFGSLLLVGITVTRKMLTMIISVVWFGHSLNNMQYLGIGLVFGAIGMEGYLSKVEKERKMREKKAA; the protein is encoded by the exons ATGGCAAAGTCCAATGGAAGTGTGCGCCAGAGAAAGGCGAATGGCAAAGTATCAGACATTCCCGGCGCGACGATAGCTGGCAAGAACGATGTTGCGATCCAAAGGCAGCATACAGAAAGCAGCCCGAGCATGCTCCAGCTTCTTGTATGCGTTGGAGGTATCTATGCCTCTTT CTTGACATGGGGCGTCCTCCAAGAACGAATCACGACGACAAATTATGGCACCGACTCAAAACGAGAAGTTTTCAAGTACCCAGTGGTCATGAACACAGTACAGTCTACCTTCGCTGCCATCTTTGGTTACCTCTTCGTTCTGGCCACCCGAAAATCGCCAACTGATCTGCCGATCATTCCAAACACACGCATCCTCTGGCCGCTGACTCTGGTGGCCTTCACATCGGCCCTGGCCTCACCATTCGGATACGCCAGTCTTCAATACGTGGACTACATCACCTTTCTTTTGGCAAAGTCCTGCAAATTGCTTCCTGTCATGTTCCTTCATGTCACGCTGTACCGGAAGAAGTATCCGTTCCAGAAGTACGCTGTGGTTGCGCTTATCACAGCTGGTGTTGCCATCTTCACGCTCCAACAACCAGCTGGAAAGAAGCACAAGGGTGCCGAAAGCAGCAGCGTCTACGGTCTTGTCTTGCTGGGGATCAATCTTCTGTTCGACGGCTTGACGAACTCCACCCAGGACGATATTTACGCCAGCTTCCGCCCATACACCGGCCAGCAGATGATGTGCGCGCTGAATGTCATGTCAACGATATTGACTTCAGTCTACTTGCTCCTACTTCCGTATCTAGCCCAGAGTGGCATTGGTGCCGTGGTCGGCCTAGACCTTGGTAAAGGGGCTGGCGAGCTTCATGCGGCGTTGGCATTCATTCAGAGGCACCCGGCCGTGGGTTGGGACATCTTGGGCTTTGCTGCAAGTGGTGCACTCGGGCAGGTCTTCATTT TCATGACCCTGTCTCTCTTTGGCAGTCTGCTCTTGGTTGGAATCACGGTCACCCGAAAAATGCTGACCATGATCATCTCTGTGGTGTGGTTCGGCCACAGCTTGAATAACATGCAGTACCTCGGTATTGGCTTAGTCTTTGGAGCGATCGGCATGGAAGGCTACTTGAGTAAagtcgagaaggagaggaaaatgcgagagaagaaggcagcatAA